The genomic DNA CCCCGCGTGCTCTCCGGCATCCAGCCCACCGCCGGCTCGTTCCACCTCGGCAACTACCTCGGCGCCGTCCGCCAGTGGGTGGCCCTGCAGGAGACGCACGACGCGTTCTACATGGTGGTGGACCTGCACGCGATCACGGTCCCCCAGGACCCCAAGGAGCTGCGCGCCAGCACGCGCCTGGCCGCCGCGCAGCTCCTCGCCGCCGGTCTCGACCCCGAGCGCTGCACGCTGTTCGTGCAGAGCCAGGTGCCCGAGCACGCGCAGCTCGGCTGGGTGATGAACTGCCTCACCGGCTTCGGCGAGGCGTCCCGCATGACGCAGTTCAAGGACAAGGCCGCCAAGCAGGGCACGGCCCACACGACCGTCGGCCTCTTCACGTACCCGATCCTGCAGATCGCCGACATCCTGCTCTACCAGGCCGACGCCGTCCCGGTGGGCGAGGACCAGCGCCAGCACATCGAGCTGACCCGCGACCTCGCCGAGCGCTTCAACACCCGCTTCGGCCGGACGTTCACCGTCCCGGCGCCGTACATCCTCAAGGAGACGGCCCGGATCTACGACCTCCAGGACCCGACGGTGAAGATGAGCAAGTCCGCGTCCTCGCCCAAGGGCCTGCTCAACCTCCTCGACGAGCCGAAGTCCTCCGCGAAGAAGATCAAGAGCGCGGTGACGGACACGGCCACCGAGATCCGCTACGACCCGGAGGCCAAGCCCGGCGTCAGCAATCTCCTCACCATCTACTCGACGCTCACCGGTGCCACCGTCGCCGAACTGGAGCAGAAGTACACGGGCAAGGGCTACGGTGCGCTCAAGACCGACCTCGCCGAGGTGGTGACCGAGTGGGTGACGCCCTTCCGTTCCCGTACGCAGGAGTATCTGGACGACCCGGAGACCCTGGACTCGCTGCTGGCCAAGGGCGCGGAGAAGGCGCGTGCGGTCGCGGCGGAGACACTTGCCGAGGCATATGACAAGGTGGGCTTCCTGCCCGCCAAGCACTGAGGGCCGTGAAGGAGACGCTTGTGGGGACCGTGACGGTCGGTGTATCGATCGCCGTCCCGGAGCCGTACGGCAGCCTGCTGCAGCAGCGCCGGATCAGCTTCGGCGACACCGCGGCCCACGGCATTCCCACGCACATCACGCTGCTGCCGCCGACCGCCGCCGACGCCGGGGCGCTGCCGCACATCGAACGGCACCTGGCCCAGATCGCCGACTGCGGGGTGCCCTTCCCGATGCGGCTGAGCGGTACGGACACGTTCCGGCCGCTGACGCCGGTGGTCTTCGTGCAGGTGGTGGAGGGCGCGGCGGCCTGCTCCTGGCTGCAGAAGATGGTCCGGGACGCCTCCGGGCCGCTGGCCAGGGAGCTGCAGTTCCCGTACCACCCGCATGTGACGATCGCCCACGACATAGACGAGGCGGCGATGGACCGGGCGGCGGCGGAGCTGGCGGACTTCGAGGCCGCGTGGTCGGTGGCCGGGTTCTCGCTGTACGAGCAGGACGCGGAGGGCGTGTGGCGGCTGGAGCGGGAGTTCCGCTTCGGCGGTGACTCGGCGCTGGAGGTGCCGGCGCAGACCCGCTCGGAGCCGGCCCCGTCGCCGGGCTGAGGCGGGCTCGCGGGGTCGGGAACTTCTCGCACTACAGCACGTAACGGCTCGTACGGAACATAGGGGCCCGTACGGCACATAAAACCCCGGCACCTCCTCCCGCGGCGCCTCCTTCCGCCCAGCGTGCCGCGTCACTTTCCCCACCCTCCCCACAGATAACCTGGCGTTTCCGGGGCAGACGCCGGTTCGTACGGCCGCCGCGCACCCGGTGGCGGCTCGGGGGACGCGACGGCAGGAGCGCAGCGTGGAGTGGCTGACCAGGTTGCCCGTCGTCGGCCCGTATCTCGCCCGGTTCATGCGCACCCGCCCCTACCGGGCCTTCGAGTACGTCCAGGCCCGGCACTGGAGCCGGCTCGCCGGGGCCGTGACGTTCAGCAGCTTCGTCGCCCTCTTCCCGCTGCTCACCACCGCCGCCGCGATCTCCGCCGCCGTCCTCAGCGACAGCCGGCGCAAGCACATCGAGAACTGGCTCACCAAGCAGGTGCCGGGCATCTCCGACCGGCTCGACATGAGCAGCCTCTTCGAGAACGCCGGCACGGTGGGGCTGATCTCGCTCGCCCTGCTGATGGTCACCGGCATCAACTGGATCAGCACCCTGCGCGACGCCCTGCGCGCGGTGTGGGACCGGGCGGACACCTCCGAGAACCTGTTCCTCGGCAAGGGCAAGGACGCCCTCATCCTGTTCGGCCTCGGCGGCACGGTGCTCGTCTCGCTGACCGTCTCGATCACGGCCGCGACCGCCACCGACGCCGTGCTCGGAGGGATCGGCATCACGGAGGGCGGCTGGGGCAGCGCGGTGCTGGAGGTGGCCGCGTTCGGCGCGGCCGTGACCGCGGGGTTCCTGCTGCTTGTCTACGTCCTGACCCGGCTGCCCGGCGTCCACCCGCCGCGGCGGCGGGTGGTGGAGGCGGCGCTCGCCGGGGCGGTGGGCTTCGAGCTACTCAAGCTTCTTCTCAGCGGCTACTTCAGCGGCGTCGCCGGACGGAGCGTCTACGGCGCCTTCGGCGTTCCCGTCGCGCTCGTCATCTGGATCAACTTCATGGCCCGCCTCCTGCTCTATTGCGCCGCCTGGACGGCCACGCCCGACGAGGTCGGGGAGCGGCCAGCGGCGGTGGATGACGTAGGCGACGATCGCGAGCAGCGCGACTGAGCCGATCGTGATGGCGAGCGCCGTGCCGACGCCGCCCTCCTCCTCGCCGTCCGCGGCGGTGGGCCTGGCGCCGTCGGACGCGGACGCCCCGTCGCCGGAGCCCTGGGTGCCGCCGCCGTCCTTGCCGGTCTCCTGGCCGGTGTCCTTGCCGGCGCCGTCCTCGTTCCGCATGCCCTCGGGCGGGACCAGCTCGCCGACCGGCTGCACGGCGGGCGCCGCCCTGAAGCCCCAGTCCAGCAGCTTGCCGGCCTCCTTGTAGACGGCGTTCGACTCGTCCTCGTCGGGGTGCATGACGGTGACGAGCAGCACCCGGCCGTCGCGCTCGGCGACGCCGGTGAAGGTGGCACCCGCGTTGGTGGTGTTGCCGTTCTTGATGCCGGCGATGCCCTGGTAGACGTCCACGTCGACGTCCCCGGTCAGCAGCCGGTTGGTGTTCTGGATCTCGAAGTACTCGCGCTTCTTGCCCTTCTTCCCGCCCGGGAACTTCGCCCGGGGGGTGGCGGCGTACGCGCGGAAGTCCGGGTTCTGCATGCCGGCGCGGGCGAAGAGCGTCAGGTCGTACGCGCTGGACGTCTGCCCCTTCGCGTCGTACCCGTCGGGGCTGACCACGTTCGTGTCCTCGGCGCCCAGCTCGCGCGCCCGGTCGTTCATGGCCTGCACGGTGGCGTCGACGCCGCCGTTCATGGCCGACAGCACGTGCACGGCATCGTTGCCGGACCGCAGGAAGACCCCGAGCCACAGCTCGCGGACGGTGTAGGTGAGGTCCTCTTTTATGCCGACGAGGCTGCTGCCCGCGCCCATGTCCTCCAGCTCCTCGGCGGCGACCTTGTGCTTCTCCTCCTTGTTGAACAGGGGGAGCAGGGTGTCGGCGAAGAGCATCTTCAGCGTGCTGGCCGGGGGCAGCTTCCAGTGCGCGTTGTGCGCGGCGAGAACCGCGCCGCTCTCCGCGTCGGCGACGACCCAGGCCCTGCCGGTGAGCTTCTTCGGCAGCTCGGGGGCGCCGGTGCCGAGATCGACGTGGGTGCCGGGCTGGCCGAGGAGGGTGCCCCCGACGTTCGACATCTGGTCGGGCGGCCGCGGCTTGTCGTCCTGGGCCGCCGCGGGCGCGACGCCCCCGAGCGACAGGAGCGTGGCGGCGGCGGCGAGCGCGGCGCCGCGGATAGTCACATGAGATGTCGGCACGTCGCGAACCTACCTGGAGTCGCCGTCGATGTGGACACCGAGGTGCGCTAGTTGGCCGAGGAGCGCCCCCGGATGGGGGCGGGTGGGACACGGGAGGGGTCCCGGGCCCCGGTTCTACGCTGAATCTACGACCGTCGCCGACAGAGGAGCGGTGGGCATGGGCTGGATCAGGAACAGGCTGTTCGGCGGGCGCGCGGGCCGGGGGCGGGGCGGCGGGGACGCGGCGTTGCCGGCACCGCCCGGGGACGGCGGCACCGGCGCGCGCAGCGGCGCCGGCGGCCGTGGCGACGAGATGGTGTGCGACTGCTGCAACGCGGGCTTGGCACGCGCGGAGGCGTACTACCTCCCCACGAGGACGGTGATGATCTCCGAGGCCCACTGGGCCGACTGCTTCGCGACGAACAAGGGGGTGTGGGAGATGTTCCTTCCGGCGGACCGGCTGCCTTCCGTGTTCGGCGATTTCTTACGGCAGCACGTCTCCAGCAACACCCCGTGGGCCGTGTGCGAGCGGTGCAGCGAGTTCTTCATCTTCGACCGGGCGGCGGCACGCGCGGACGCGCTGAACGACCACATCTCCGACGGCAACGGTGCGGTGGACCCGGCGGGGTGCGTACTCTTCGCGGCCCTGGGGTGGGAACGGGTGCACGGTTCGTGGCCGGAGTCGGTGAAACGGCCGGAGGTCGCCGACGTATGCGACTTCTGCGAGAAGAAGATGTACGTGGGCGAGATGTGGGGTTTCGTCGCGAAGGACACGCTGGCGCGGTACGAGGCGAACGGGTTCACCGACCACGACCGCCCGGTCCGCGAGGTCCGTACGAAGGAGGACGGGGAGACCGGCTGGGTGGAGTGCCAGGTGTGCCTGGCCCGGAACCTCAACCGGGGCCAGCGGGCGAACTACAGCCCCGAAGGGCGGGATTGGGGCGGCCCGGCCGGGGGCCCCGTGATCTAGGCTGCGGCGATGGCACGTATCGACGGTGACGCGGGGGAGGCGGGTGACGTGGGTGCGGCCGGTGCCCGGGCCCGGGTGAACGACTACGACGCCTTCGCCGAGGCGTACGCGGCGGAGAACGAGACCAGCCTCGTCAACGCCCACTACGAGCGGCCCGCGATGCTGGACCTCGCCGGCGACGTGACCGGCCGGCGCATCCTCGACGCCGGCTGCGGCGCGGGCCCGCTGACGGCCGCGCTCCGCGACCGCGGGGCCGTCGTCACCGGTGTCGACGCGAGTACGGGCATGCTGGCGCTGGCCGCGCGGCGGCTGGGCGACGGCGCGGACCTGCACCGGGCCGACCTGCGCGAGCGCCTGCCGTTCGCCGACGGGACGTTCGACGACGTGGTCGCGTCGCTGGTCCTGCACTACCTGGAGGACTGGGGGCCGACGCTGGCGGAGCTGCGGCGCGTGCTCAGGCCCGGCGGGCGGCTGATCGCGTCCGTGGACCACCCCTTCGTCGCGTACACGCACCGGGAGCCGGCGGCCCGACTACTTCGCGACCACCAGCTACACCTTCGACTGGAGCTTCGGCGGGCAGACCGTCCCGATGAAGTTCTGGCGCAAGCCGCTGCACGCGATGACCGACGCCTTCCCCGCGGCCGGCTTCCGCACCGCCGTCCTCAGCGAGCCGCGGCCGGATCCGGCGGCGCGCGAGCTGTTCCCCGACACCTTCGACGACCTGGCGACGAAGACCTGCTTCCTCTTCTTCGTGGCCGAGGCACCACCGGCGGCTGCCGGGTCTGTTCCCACCGGCTCCGCGTGAGCGCGTACGCGACCTCACCGTTCTCCGAGCCGGCGATCTGCTCCGGCCGGCCGCCCCGTCTCCGGAAACTCCCCACCCCTCGATCGTCACCCGCCCCGCACCACCGGATGGCCCCGGGTCCCGGGGCCGCCGGCGGCGTAACAAGGGGTGGCCGGGTGGTGAACGGTTAGCATCGCGGGCACCGTAGTCGAGGTCTGGAGTGCCGTCGTGTCCGTACCGCGCCTCGGGGTCGCCGTCCTGACCATGGGCACGCGCCCCGCCGAACTCGCCGCCCTGCTGGAGTCGGTGGCCGCGCAGCGGGTGCCGGCCGCTCGGGTGGTGGTCGTCGGCAACGGATGCCGGCTGCCGGATCTCGGCGACGGCGTGACCGCCGTGGAGCTGAGCGACAACCTGGGCGTCTCGGGCGGGCGCAACGTCGCGATCAACGAGCTTCGCGCCTTCGGCGACGTGGACGTGGTCGTCGACCTGGACGACGACGGGCTGCTGGTCGACAACGAGGTCTTCGCCCGGCTCCGCGACCACTACGCCGCCGACGAACAACTGGGCGTCGTCAGCTTCCGCATCGCCGACGCCACCGGCGCCACCCAGCGGCGGCACGTACCCCGGCTGCGGTCCGGCGACCCGATGCGCGGCGGAGAGGTGACCACGTTCCTCGGCGGC from Streptomyces sp. CMB-StM0423 includes the following:
- the trpS gene encoding tryptophan--tRNA ligase codes for the protein MAAPTHRPRVLSGIQPTAGSFHLGNYLGAVRQWVALQETHDAFYMVVDLHAITVPQDPKELRASTRLAAAQLLAAGLDPERCTLFVQSQVPEHAQLGWVMNCLTGFGEASRMTQFKDKAAKQGTAHTTVGLFTYPILQIADILLYQADAVPVGEDQRQHIELTRDLAERFNTRFGRTFTVPAPYILKETARIYDLQDPTVKMSKSASSPKGLLNLLDEPKSSAKKIKSAVTDTATEIRYDPEAKPGVSNLLTIYSTLTGATVAELEQKYTGKGYGALKTDLAEVVTEWVTPFRSRTQEYLDDPETLDSLLAKGAEKARAVAAETLAEAYDKVGFLPAKH
- a CDS encoding 2'-5' RNA ligase family protein, producing the protein MGTVTVGVSIAVPEPYGSLLQQRRISFGDTAAHGIPTHITLLPPTAADAGALPHIERHLAQIADCGVPFPMRLSGTDTFRPLTPVVFVQVVEGAAACSWLQKMVRDASGPLARELQFPYHPHVTIAHDIDEAAMDRAAAELADFEAAWSVAGFSLYEQDAEGVWRLEREFRFGGDSALEVPAQTRSEPAPSPG
- a CDS encoding D-alanyl-D-alanine carboxypeptidase family protein, which gives rise to MTIRGAALAAAATLLSLGGVAPAAAQDDKPRPPDQMSNVGGTLLGQPGTHVDLGTGAPELPKKLTGRAWVVADAESGAVLAAHNAHWKLPPASTLKMLFADTLLPLFNKEEKHKVAAEELEDMGAGSSLVGIKEDLTYTVRELWLGVFLRSGNDAVHVLSAMNGGVDATVQAMNDRARELGAEDTNVVSPDGYDAKGQTSSAYDLTLFARAGMQNPDFRAYAATPRAKFPGGKKGKKREYFEIQNTNRLLTGDVDVDVYQGIAGIKNGNTTNAGATFTGVAERDGRVLLVTVMHPDEDESNAVYKEAGKLLDWGFRAAPAVQPVGELVPPEGMRNEDGAGKDTGQETGKDGGGTQGSGDGASASDGARPTAADGEEEGGVGTALAITIGSVALLAIVAYVIHRRWPLPDLVGRGRPGGAIEQEAGHEVDPDDERDGNAEGAVDAPSGDAAEVAAEKKLE
- a CDS encoding glycosyltransferase family 2 protein — its product is MSVPRLGVAVLTMGTRPAELAALLESVAAQRVPAARVVVVGNGCRLPDLGDGVTAVELSDNLGVSGGRNVAINELRAFGDVDVVVDLDDDGLLVDNEVFARLRDHYAADEQLGVVSFRIADATGATQRRHVPRLRSGDPMRGGEVTTFLGGGHALSMRMLDEVGTWPGHFFFTHEETDLAWRALDAGWKVVYDPELLLQHPKTSPARHAVYYRMTARNRVWLARRHLPFPLVPVYLGTWLALTLARVRSAAGLRAWFGGFTEGMRTDCGGRRPMRWRTVWRMSRLGRPPIV